ATTGCCCTGCCCCAATGGGAAATCCAATGCTTGATCGATTAAAGATAATGCTATTTTTCAAGCCTTAAATACATATTACCTACTTTTCTACATTAGCTTTAACGACATATCTCATTGATTTTTTTGGTGTTTGCTGGGTATTTAAGCTGGTTCGCCAGATGCAGACGCATCTGCTCGCGATCGGCCGCGATCTGCGGATCGTCGGGGAACAATTCGTGCGCCTTGTCAATATGTTGCAGTGCATCGGCCGGACGGCCCAGGTAGAGCTCGACGATCGCCAGGTTGCGCAGTGCCCCGGGCGCGCGCGGATCGATCTGCACTGCCGCGCTCAGGGGTGCAATAGCTTGCTCCAGCTCGCCCTGACGAAAGTACGCGTCGCCCAGGGCGACCAAAATCAGCGGCTGGTGCGGATCGAGTTTGTCCGCCGCGAGCAGTTCGTCCGCAGCCAGGTCGAGCTCGTCGTTCTCCAGGTGCATAATCCCGAGGTTGTAAAAGGCGCGCACACTGTGCGGGTTGACCTGGCGCACGCAAGTCCAGAGGGTCCGAGTGTCGCGGAAATCCAGGTTGTGCTTAAGCGAAATCCCGGCGAACACCAGGCAGCACAGTGTCAGCAGCGCAATGACCAGCCGCGCCCGCGCCTTGCCCCCTTGGTAAACGCGGTCCAAGCCGATTCCCGCCAGTGCGGCCAAGCCCAACGAGGGTAGGAACGCGTAGCGGTCGGTCACCGCGTCGGGCAGCTCGTGCAGTTGGCTGACCGGAATTAGCGCCGCGAGGAACCAGACCAGCCAGGCTGCCCAGGGACGACCGCGCCGCAGGCCCCAGACAGCGGCCGCGACCGCCGCAACCGATGCTGTAATCGACACGATCACGCGCGGCGAGGCCCAGTTCGCAACGGGCTTCCACGCGTAGTCCACGCACAGGTTCAGCGGCAGGGCCAGCTTGGCCGCGTACCACAGTGCGATCTGCGGACCGGCCACGATCCCGCGCGCCGGGCCGCTGATGGTCTCGCCCCCCTCGACCGGCGAGTATTGGCCCAAAACCGCGTTGCGCAACAGCAGGTACACGCCGCAGGTCGCGGCGAACAACACGCCGACGCGGGCCGCGCGCTGCCAGCGCCGCTTTGGCTGGCCCTGCGCGCCGACCAGCAACAGGGCCGCGGCCGCGATCGGCACAAACAAAACCGTGGGCTTACACAGCAGCGAGGCGAACAACAGCAGCGCGGCGAGCAGGTCGCGCGCGAGGCTTTGGTTCCCGAGCACCAGCAGCAGGGCGCAGCCAACGAGAATCGCGCCGCTAAGCGAGCCCTGCCCCATCAGCATCCCGACCTCCTCGGCGTGCAGCGGGTGGACCGCGAACAGTAGCGCGGCAAAGGTCGCGGCCCGGGCGCTGAGGCCTGAGCGGCGTAGCAGCACGGCCAGCAACGGGCACAGCGCAACGTAGAGCAGTAGGCTCAGCGCGTGCCACGGCAACGCGTGGAGCCTGAACCACTGGTACTGCAGCACGTAGGGCGCCACGTGCAACGGCCGAAAACTGGGCGAGGCGCGCTCCGACCCGTGATACATCTGCTGGGTGAACGCATCGACCAAGCCGTCGTAGGAGCGCAGGGTCTGGTTGTTGACGATCATGTGGATGTCGTCCCAGACAAAACCGTTGGCCAGCCCGCTTAGGTTGGCGGCCAGGGCGGCCAGCGCCACCAGCAGCAGGATCCCGCGGCCCAGTCCCTGCTTCGAGCTGCCGATCATTTGGCCATTAGCGAGCCGACCGCCGACTCGAGCCCTTGCAAGCTCAGCTCATGCATCGGGATGATCTGCCCGATGGCCGCGATGGTGTGGTTGCCGATGGTGCGCTCCCAGTTGCGCCGCGGTTTGGGGTTGAGCCAAGCCATGTGCGGAAAGCGCTGGGCCATGCGCCTAAGCCAGATGGCCCCGCTGGCGCTCTGCGGCTCGTAGTACTCGATGGAGCCGCGATCATGGGTCAGCTCGTAGGAGGCCATTGAGGCGTCGCCGACCAGCAATATCCGCCAGTCGCTTTCCCAGGTTAGAACATCCTCGGTCTTCAGCGGCCGCTCCGAGCGCCGCGGATCGTACCAGAGCAGGTCGTAGACGCAGTTGTGGAAATAGGCGACCTTCATTTCCTTGAAGCTGTCGCGGGCCGCGGCGAACAGCGCGCGGCACAGCTCGACGTAGGGATCCATCGAAAATCCGCCGTTGTCCAGCAGGATCAACACGCGCACGCGGTTTTTTAACGAGCGGCTGAACATCAGCTCGATCTCGCCGCCGTTGCGCACCGTCTGGTAGATCGTCTGCTCGATGTCGAGCCGATCGCGCGGACCGACCGGCACCTGCTGCTTGAGCCGTCGCAGGGCCTGGCCAAAGGTCTCGCGGCTAAGCACGCCCTGCCCCGAATAATCCTTCCAGCGCCGCTGTCCCGCGACCTTGATCGCCGAGCTGCCGCCGGACGCGCCACCCACTCGCATTCCGCCCGGATGGGTGCCGCCGTGGC
The nucleotide sequence above comes from Candidatus Alcyoniella australis. Encoded proteins:
- a CDS encoding tetratricopeptide repeat protein, producing the protein MIGSSKQGLGRGILLLVALAALAANLSGLANGFVWDDIHMIVNNQTLRSYDGLVDAFTQQMYHGSERASPSFRPLHVAPYVLQYQWFRLHALPWHALSLLLYVALCPLLAVLLRRSGLSARAATFAALLFAVHPLHAEEVGMLMGQGSLSGAILVGCALLLVLGNQSLARDLLAALLLFASLLCKPTVLFVPIAAAALLLVGAQGQPKRRWQRAARVGVLFAATCGVYLLLRNAVLGQYSPVEGGETISGPARGIVAGPQIALWYAAKLALPLNLCVDYAWKPVANWASPRVIVSITASVAAVAAAVWGLRRGRPWAAWLVWFLAALIPVSQLHELPDAVTDRYAFLPSLGLAALAGIGLDRVYQGGKARARLVIALLTLCCLVFAGISLKHNLDFRDTRTLWTCVRQVNPHSVRAFYNLGIMHLENDELDLAADELLAADKLDPHQPLILVALGDAYFRQGELEQAIAPLSAAVQIDPRAPGALRNLAIVELYLGRPADALQHIDKAHELFPDDPQIAADREQMRLHLANQLKYPANTKKINEICR
- a CDS encoding VWA domain-containing protein → MFERFFYALRSGGVPVTPTSFVRLQQALDLGLINSLEDFYVVARSTMIKSERWFDTYDQIFAHVFQGKDLPPDKMAELRKQIDELIREWLSDPDLTPEIDPETRAELLDLPPEELERRFLERLAEQTERHDGGNRWIGTGGTSPFGHGGTHPGGMRVGGASGGSSAIKVAGQRRWKDYSGQGVLSRETFGQALRRLKQQVPVGPRDRLDIEQTIYQTVRNGGEIELMFSRSLKNRVRVLILLDNGGFSMDPYVELCRALFAAARDSFKEMKVAYFHNCVYDLLWYDPRRSERPLKTEDVLTWESDWRILLVGDASMASYELTHDRGSIEYYEPQSASGAIWLRRMAQRFPHMAWLNPKPRRNWERTIGNHTIAAIGQIIPMHELSLQGLESAVGSLMAK